The sequence ttactttacGGAcgctaaaaatataatataaatgtaatttggGCATACTACATTCGCcacatgacctaccagcgtcagttacatcactgtcattcacaaatgtggcctcatgggatagtaaagtgtctattctatgcacacttcagaatctcgttGGAAATAGTAGGTCATCCAgttactttttgcctactcttatgagtactgtgaattcggatatacttcttttgtcacatactgtttttcgcctactgtagagaagtatgcgattttggatgcagccagtAACTATGTTTCCATCAACCTGTTTTTACACGCATTTTGAAGTATTGCATCAGAAACGAGCGATGTAAATGCCAAATTTCGAGAGAAAAAATTCCCTTAATTCGCAAAAAAATGTTATGCTCGCTTGAGGAAGTTTTTGACTTGTGCGAAAAAGAATTAATGCGAATAACAGGAGATGGAAACGCATTTGCCGAATAAATTCGgacatacactcaaaaaaataactctttgaacgaacataaaaaaatcatggaaaggatttccacatgattaagttgctttatttcagcattacaattctgttattccaatttaatgtacttacgttgggtcaacttaatttattaaggctgattcaacttatttactatggttgagcacagcttaatttaatagtgtcagcccaactaatttgcaatgttttggacCAACTCATTTACTTAAGTTGATCCAATCTATGCAATTTAAtgcgcactatttactatttcgttccctcgatttataaatcgtgcacaatttataaattgagggaatgaaatagtaaatcgtgtgcacgttttagtaaatcgagggaacgatttagtaaatcatgcgcacaatttagcctactattttttcccCCTGCATGTGATGTCCGGGGCTCCGTATGGATGGAAACCCTGCTAGTGACTGTTGCACAACTGAACGAAATTCAATGACGTCAAGGCTGTAATGTGATTGGTTATCAAGGCACACGTGATCCAAATTAGCCGTTAAGCTTTTTCCAATGGTAGAGCAACGGACCCTCATATCTCTCAATAACAAGACCATCTCTGATTAGGAGAGAAAACAAATGCAAAGTGCTGACAGTTAGGTGCATCCAGCAACATTCAACTTTTGCAGACATTAGCTACTTTCCATTGAAAATAGTTGGCAACACTGGTACAGAAGCACTTGAGCTGAGGTCAGATGAGATCTCAGCtccattatttttcttttgtaaaagcTCTCTGCTTTTCTTTGGCAGTCTCAAGAGGAAAGTCCACATGGAGCCGATTCTTGGAAATCCTGTCATTTCTTTTTTCGTCCTCCATTTGTTGTCCTCAATAGCATATTCCACTGTCGCTCTGCGGTTCACCGTGAACACTGAGTCACCTCGCACTACCGCGGTAAACAAAGCCCCCTTACTGTTCTCGTACTGCCCGGGCATGGCCGTCCACTGACCTGAGGTCAGATTATAACAGTCCATCATGCATCTCAAAAAATCATCAGATGGCCCGTTCCTCATGACGTACAAGTTGTCCCTGTGGGCCACCATGCAATGACCGTAACTTTGATGCCGAACAAGTGTCGTGATTAACATCCATTCATCCTTGTTCGCTATGTACTCATAAATCTCCGTAGCATCTTTAGGTCTCCAGAGGCATATGAACAGTCTTCTCATGGCTTTGGCGCAAGCCACGGCAGATGCAGGTTTTGGGAGATGGGCAACGAAGCTCCAGGTGTCCGAGGAGACTTTGTATTTCTCCACAGAGGACATTATGGTCCTTTCATACTCTCCGCCAATGACAAAAAGGTCACCTGCATGGCCAACAAGGGTGCAGTTGTAGCGAAGTTGCTGAGGGCTGGAAAATGTGCTCCAAGTATCTGTAGATACATCATAGCAGAAACCAGAATCCACAACTTTATTGGTAATATCATAGACTCCTCCAACAATGTAGAGCTTGTTGTCTAAAACCGTAACTCCTGCCATGGTGGTGCTGGCGTTGAGAGGCAGGTGAGTGAGAACCTTCCAGTCTTTCTCGTCCTCATCAAGGTAACAAACAGTCCTCATGAAGTCCTGCAACAGCTTGATGGTTGGCGAATGACTACCAACCATGATGTACGTACTAGGAACAAGAGACTCTATATATTCAATCAAATCCTCTGGCAAACACTTCACATCTTCTTCGAGGTCTTGATAAATGTCTCGAATGAACAAAGCTGCACTGCCGAAGAGCTTCATTAACCCAAAATTCGCCGCTGTGTGATACATAAGAAGGCAGTTGTCTGAATTGATAATGTTTATGAGGTGCTCAGTTAGAAGCTCTATGTGAAGGAACGCAGCACACTCGATGGCATCGACAATTTCGTCACCGCTCAGCATGGGTCTTTCGCCGTGTATCACACGGAGGGCGACCAGGAATCCACGAGCGCTCGGCACCTGAAGACACACCTCATCCTCCTGGCATTCCTTCATGCCAGACTGGAAAAGCGCCCGAAAGTATTCACAATGCTCCTCCAGAAGGCTTCTGTCCACTGTAAAAGCACTTTCGCCAAAGCTCACCTTCACTGTTGTTTTCATGAAACCCGTCGGCTGGTAAACCGCCTTCCTCATGTCGATCTCTGAGCCGGCACAGCTGCTTGTCTCCATCAGGTTACCTCCTGTCATTTTCATCTGAACTCCAAAGAAATTCCCAAACAGTCAAACCTGTCTTTGAAGACATTCACAGCACCATTGACTATCCACGACAGTGTTGAAGCAGATGCACTTGACTCGAGAGTGCAGTGTTTGTATTACTAACAACTACAAGAATAGAATCAGCTATACATAGAGGTGAAAAGTCTGGTAGCATTATGGCAGGAGGAAACCAATGGCAGATAGCCATCGCTGTAGAGGGCAGCCGTCATCATGGTTATTTATTACCCTTTGTTCTTGGCAGGCATTAAAAGCAGGCTGAAAATTTCATCTTCTCTCTTTGATGAACAGGTGAACTGCCCAAAGCTGTTACAATGGTATGCCTGTGAGGGTCACGCTTTGTTGTGGGTCAGCATTCCAGGTAACATGTGATGgcttaaaataaaatctgaatCTAAAAAAAAGTTAGACTTGATATGTTGCGACTGGTACTGGGGATGCCTATTTCAAAAACATAGTTAATAAACTTGCAGATAATAGACAAGTTTAATTGCCATCATGTGACTCCAATTTATTCTTTAAATTAGGATATATATTTATCTGAGAATATGTGGACACAAGCCCAAATATCATAGACTACAGTATATAATAGCCTATAGTACATACATAGGCCTACATCACAATTTAAATATTCCCATATATccaatgtaaaaatgctgtctAACAAGTGAAACTTATTACAAATTCAACAGCAAGGTTTAATTTTTGTGCAGTAATATTTTGATTATAGATCGGTTTTATTTGCACAAACAAATTTGTTATAATAGCTCCAAattttgtagcatttaaaaatgattttaaaaatatttcaatccTTAAAGCagtagaaaaaagaaaactctaggcccggtttcacagacagagtttagattaagccaggattaggccttagtttagttaggacatttaagtagcctaGCTTTTATAAACGCGGCTTAgtggaaaaagaaaagaaaacattactgttgtgcatcttgagacaaaactgTTTATATGTCAGTGCCGGTGTCCTGACATTTCATCCTACTCATCAGATTGTCCTACCCAGGCTTACTGCACTTGCGCACATCAATATTACATCATTTTTGTCATGATAAAATTAGTGTATTTGCATTAtagtaagggtaggtttagtgtTGGTGTAGGTGTAGACATTAATAAAGCACAACCTGATAAGTAGCATTTTTCGCTATCGATTTATACTTGTTCTAACGATTAATGTTATATCATATTGTGCTACCACTActgtacttgcattattataagggtaggtttagggttggggtaggtgtagatgtTAATAAAGCCACAAACCATGTAAATATCACGCTGGAAGCACAATCTGATAGGTAGCATTTTTCGCTGTCACTTCGGAGgtttcggagcataatgaatcagcgtggcgattcgaatcatgattcagatcgcatgtcaaaccaTAGACATAAACTGCCAAacaactgctgaaatcacgtgactttggcgctccgaaccgctgattcgacacaaaagattcataacgctccgaagcttcctgaagcagtgttttgaaatcggccatcactatataagtcgttattttgttttgttttttggagcaccaaaaatattcccgtcgctttataatattaatattgaaccactgaactcacatgaactgatttaaatatgtttttagtacattaatggatcttgagagaggaaatgtcattgctggctatgcaggcctcactgagccatcgtatttcaacaaaaatacttaatttgtgttccaaagattaacgctTTAACTAAACCCTTTAAAGTTTGACATAACTgatgatgttgttgttgttattattattatataacttagttttatatttaaactTAACAAATAAGCCTCAGTGATTTGTTTACAATTAAGTCGTTGCTAATGCTAGTCAACGTCGAACGtcgacaaaaaaacaaaaaaaaaatcctgaagtaaTTCGCACACTTGTAAAGGATTAAGGGAACAGATTTATCAAACAGGAATATTAAAATTGTTGTACAGTGTGAGCTTTCAAGATTCTTTTTATGGTAGGCTAATCATGGGAGGCGGATTCACTGGATAGATTCAGTCCGTCATGTGCTCCAGCCCACCGAACCAAAATATTCCAGCATTTCACTCTTCATTCCCCTCTCCCAACATCCTCTCCGACTGGAAGCGACCTCCAATGCCCAGAGAAAATAAGAAAAGAGTATACCCATCTCGGACAAACGTTTTTTGCGTGCATCTATGGTGGTGGACATGTCGTTCACACTGAAGTATAAGGCGATCCAGCTGTTTTTCAGAGAGCGCTGGTGAGAAATCAGACGGCAGCATCATCCAGGTATGAACTCAGAAGATCAGAGCACACGAGTGTCTAATATGGACTGTGTGATTCGGATCTTCTTCTTCACGTGTTCATCCTTCTATCTTGTCACGTCTTCAGGATGTCTCTGATGTTTGGGAAAGCAAGAACTTGCAATATTGTCACAGTTCCTGAGCATGAGCCTTCGGAGTGTAACATAGTGATTTTGGGAGCTATGGGATCTGGAAAGTCAGGTATGAATACCACACATTAGAGGGTTAGGCAATATATATAGTGTTTATATATcttaaactgatataatgttcCTTGAATGCACTGTAAATCATATTGAATTTGTCATTTCCACATATATTCATATTTGAGTGTAATTGAAAGTCTAGattattaatgaatttattaaaaattgttatatttgttTACCTAGATAACATAGATTTaagtcaaaaacataaaaagcagAACATTTTCCATCGTCCTGATGGGACACTCTGTTATGtaattgaaaatatttcagAACTTAGACTTACAGGAAGTTTGTCCCCCGCAGCACTTACTGTGAAATTCCTCACGAAGCGCTTCATCAGTGAATATGACCCAAACCTTGGTGAGTTTCCCAGCTTCTACTGTTGTCACCAAGGGTGTAACCAAACATTGAGAGGATCAAAGGTAAAAGATTAAGAATCTGTCATTGAAAATACTGAGTGCAATAATGAGCGATTGAACATCTGGAGGAGACGTTATGGTGGTTATGATCCTGGTGTTCAcacaaaacatatttgaaattgatttatcaatcaaacaaacacataattTACCTATTGCAAACTTTAGTTTCATACAGATATAACCAATAGGAACCTAGATAAGTGACTTTAAAACTTAAAAGGGTTTACTAAGAGACATAAAAGTCCTTGTCAAGTCCTTCATGTTTTTTCCTTGGAAGAAGATGAGAAGCCGAGGCTTATACTTACAGCGTTTACGCctctaaaatgacaaaattcaacattttaagACTTGTAGGCTTTTCCAAACCACTTTTGTCTTTTTCCAAcacacaattttgtttttttaaacatcctCGCATCACATTTTTATCTTCTTCAAGTGTAATGaaatcattaaataaaataatttatataaaacacatggatggcaggaacAAAAATTCTGGATGGAAAGAAAAACCTCATCTGGAGAAACTTTACATTATGCAACTGTCATGTAACTCGAGCTGGAGtgaaatgtttaaaggtgcaatatgtaatatttttgcagtaaaatatccaaaaaccactaggccagtgttatatattttgttcacttaaTATTGAGTAcgtacaatatcccaaatgtttgcaactctttgtaaattgtgagaaaattgcaattttaaccaaggctgtgtgacgtgtgaggagtcgcctgtcaattgcgtcatacctgcgttaccatcggtttccggttttattttgtagaaaccatggaaacaccaaagacgctttaatatattacatgttttaatagacaagagaacaactgttttgatatatttatagacagaaaacgaattattgttatatagctcaacacttttagtcttattgtttaaagctaattttcttgattttttgtgagtaccatgctttaacatgcctcagagaaaaacactattttgtgaagaagctaacatagcataatcagatgcagctttatttttagtaacagtaatacagaattttctccatcatacaatacgttttaaaatgaattgcatgccatttatcaacacaagcatccagcatttaatatgatattgtaaaatcgatctatcttactgcagtgtgtaacagtgtctcacagcagccgccgagcgaacgcataGAGtcacgttataacatcattttcaacactcttaaatgtatctaatatgataaacagagctgcgttacctcatactcatgaccggaaaagcagaagcggcgccggcgactgtgtcataataaaagtcccgctgctcgtgaggcatgTGTtgagcaatcgctccagctcctcgttcagctccacaacactcctgctctgcttcatactacagtaacgttaataattgcatccatgaacatgatttcttcctgactccaatccctattcttttgcaccgtctgTTTTGGTGGAGACCActtgtcccaagattccgctctaaaacttggcgtcatcaagctacgcctttgttttgaaatggcttctagcggacaaaattattacatattgtacctttaatgtTTTAGTGAATACTACTTGTTTAGGTTAACGTGAGCttctttaaatattacattttcagaAGATACTTACTCTTCTGAAGAAGCTGTGGACCAGCAGCCAGTCCTAGTCAAAGTGATGGACACGGCCGATCAGGTAATGACGTCCATTTGTCTCTTTTGAGAATATTCTGCTCTATGTTGATTGACGTGTGATATTTGCATCTCCTCATAATGCTTGATGATGTTTTACTTTCACGCAATGGAAGTTTGTTGCATAACCTTGGCAACTTTACAGTATGCAAACAAATCTGTCTTCATTTAAATCAGGACGGACCAGTCAACTGTGAGCGCTATTTAAGCTGGGCCAATGCCTTCATCATCGTCTACAGCATTGACAACCGGAGTAGCTTTGCGGCCTGCCAGCAGTACCTCGAGACTGTGACCGTTTACTCTAAAGGCCTGCAGCCAGAAGCTCCTGTCGTTCTTCTAGGGAACAAAGTGGACATGGAGAGATACAGGTGAATTAAACATCCTTCCTGTTAGATCTCTTCCAAACTTTTATAACTTGCATGTTGTGTTTGAAATCGCCTCCTACACAGTAAAATCTctagagttaaatcaactctgctcagagtacatatggtccctctctaagtAGTgtttaaagtaacactgaagcagagttaaagttaatgagataattaagcaattaataaggctgtgactgaagtcagttgtagttcttgtgtatctcttttcttcagtgattctgcttgttaacagcaggtgttcatcactaatgcacaatcatcactcaattaattgcttaattatctcattaactttaactctgcttcagtgttattttaacactatttagaaagggaccatatgtactctgagcagaattgattttgctgtgtataccCGCATTCACTATCCCCTACATTAGTCCACTAATATTGAGGGAGTGActgaaaacgagtgagtgaattcagactcTCCGCTTTCacatagtttgtgcttgctgtttaataatcatttgaaacttaaCAAACTGGCAGCTCTAGTAGTGATGTAAAGActtatcttgaactctgtcattgaaacttttattaaactatttaataatcaattaaaaaggaatttacACCTGTACGATATTACGCTgtacccacattggaccagcgcagtttggaaaatgtatggatggatgattcagctgcagcgccatcttctggtcagATGCAGGAATTCATTATGTTTACTTTCTAGCTGTTGAGTgtatggctgcgtccgaaaactggaaaatgctgccttctgaggacacatttcaaggaagtaaggcatcaaggcacgtccgaatctaatgttagcttcacttcctgtctcatgagataccttcctcagatcgagttttgaaggaagcatggatgtatccttagctgcctttgatatcccacagtcctgtgctttccattctgtgacagttgagctagaaaaataaagatggtgtccgaaagttgcgtttgctgctcagtttgtgtataaatgtacaattttgaccaacatatttcaattttgatatcatttctatcgagaaattactactgtaataattaaatatttgtttatttctcaccaaagctcgcgctatattgctgtagatcattaaactgttacgctgcctcagaagtctgtccgaaatcagtttcatgaggtaccttcatgcacaaacgctgccgtacaagtcattctcttataagacagcaaggcagcaagacagctacctaggttttcggacgcagccgatatcagttgtacactcgttattgcggtgcattgtgggattgaatgagtgcactcgataACGTCTGTTATGTTTtcagacaccactacaaatgcctgtcccctcaaatagtgccctattgaAGGGTTtagggggcgatttcggacacaTAATGATTTGTCTTATCAACCTTGTTTTTCAACGCGAAagtaaggtgttttctgtgaatgtgccaCTGTAGAGAAATAacgagaagaatatcaaagtgcagtaaaatgtaaaacTGTTTGCACTTCAAATCAGCACGTTTATAATTAAGACAATGCATTAGTAATACCAGTTTTTAATATCAAGCATCATAACCACATTAAATTTACAAATGGCCACTCCCGCTCTTacctgaaaaataaggtggatagcaGACCTATTATGCACTTTTTCAaggtcttgattttgtttttgcgtCTACGAGAATAGGCTTTCATGcttaaatgttcaaaaaacacattatttttcacatattctcCATTTTTGCAGCACCTCtgttcccagtctgtcagtaacgctctgtttagttcctgtctctatgaagccccgccttctgaaatcgtaatttttttttgattaattggatggaaaaataaaaaaaattattaaacattaaaaaaaataataattttataaaaattttataaaattttaatccattattttaaacaatattattCCACATCCTGCCAAATACTGTCCTCCAAACAATGTTTGATATAAAGCCTATGAAAACAAATATAGTGACTGTATCTGTGGCTATGCTGTACATTATAAGCAAAAAAGGgttaaaatacaatataactGATAACTTTATAACTTTTTCACActcaaacaacaacattacacactaaaccCCTTTAAGCACAAATCTTAAACAGCCAAATTTCCTGTGTCAGAGTAGGTGTTAGTCAAAACAGTAACCAAactttacatttacatatttgcaTGAATGTCCTTTTGTTAGTTTAACTGGAAAAACATATGACCTGCGACTAGGTAAATTACAGCAGTTATGCCCTGTACTACCGCAAGCTATTTAGATTTCAGTCTTTCATGATCCTAAAATGTTTAAGCAAGGATTTGATTGGTCCAGGAAATGACCATTTATTGCCTTTTTATTTTCCTTTCATTATGCAAACACAGTGCATAAAATGACCACATAACAGCTGGACTCAATCAAATCTATCTATTTATGTAATCCCAGATTTATGCGTGCTTCTTTGCCAGCCAtgctttaaataaaagttttaactGCTCATCCCCAGTTTTTTTCTGCTGTGCCATTCCTGTTACATTAGAGACGTTCTGTAAGCTGTTATTGCACAATTTTACCTTGGGCTGCAGTTATCATGTG is a genomic window of Megalobrama amblycephala isolate DHTTF-2021 linkage group LG3, ASM1881202v1, whole genome shotgun sequence containing:
- the kbtbd13a gene encoding kelch repeat and BTB domain-containing protein 13; the encoded protein is MKMTGGNLMETSSCAGSEIDMRKAVYQPTGFMKTTVKVSFGESAFTVDRSLLEEHCEYFRALFQSGMKECQEDEVCLQVPSARGFLVALRVIHGERPMLSGDEIVDAIECAAFLHIELLTEHLINIINSDNCLLMYHTAANFGLMKLFGSAALFIRDIYQDLEEDVKCLPEDLIEYIESLVPSTYIMVGSHSPTIKLLQDFMRTVCYLDEDEKDWKVLTHLPLNASTTMAGVTVLDNKLYIVGGVYDITNKVVDSGFCYDVSTDTWSTFSSPQQLRYNCTLVGHAGDLFVIGGEYERTIMSSVEKYKVSSDTWSFVAHLPKPASAVACAKAMRRLFICLWRPKDATEIYEYIANKDEWMLITTLVRHQSYGHCMVAHRDNLYVMRNGPSDDFLRCMMDCYNLTSGQWTAMPGQYENSKGALFTAVVRGDSVFTVNRRATVEYAIEDNKWRTKKEMTGFPRIGSMWTFLLRLPKKSRELLQKKNNGAEISSDLSSSASVPVLPTIFNGK
- the rasl12 gene encoding ras-like protein family member 12, with translation MSLMFGKARTCNIVTVPEHEPSECNIVILGAMGSGKSALTVKFLTKRFISEYDPNLEDTYSSEEAVDQQPVLVKVMDTADQDGPVNCERYLSWANAFIIVYSIDNRSSFAACQQYLETVTVYSKGLQPEAPVVLLGNKVDMERYRQVSKADGAALALRFGCLFFEVSACLDFLSVQHIFHEVVREVRRETERSIRPLFISEDKSAISLSSAPPLTACFKELPTPATAKLVTVKSSRAQSKRRAPTLTLLKGFKIF